Proteins encoded within one genomic window of Humulus lupulus chromosome 1, drHumLupu1.1, whole genome shotgun sequence:
- the LOC133818413 gene encoding uncharacterized protein LOC133818413: MGRALFLHIYDAVQRHDNYFVQRRDGLGNLGLSGLRKVTVVFRMLAYGVPANAIDEYIKIGESTALESLKRFFHVVVEVFGTRYLRSPNADDVARLLHIGESRGFPVMLGILDCISPPANYVIKGKEYNMGYYLADGIYPKWSTIVQTIHEPLGPKKQLFARKQEACRKDVERAFGVLQSRFAIVVGPVRLWNKRILHDIMNSCIIMHNMIIEDERDFNAPIEERLEVPNPKVEIVGNDDARFQEFLARHRKIKDKDAHIALRNALIENLCDDIVSEN, from the exons TCCAACGAAGAGATGGACTCGGTAATCTTGGGTTATCGGGTCTACGAAAAGTAACAGTTGTATTTCGAATGTTGGCATATGGTGTACCGGCAAATGCTATCGACGAGTACATCAAAATAGGAGAATCTACTGCTTTGGAAAGTTTGAAACGATTTTTCCATGTAGTTGTCGAGGTCTTTGGAACCCGCTATCTCCGATCACCTAACGCTGATGATGTTGCAAGGCTACTACACATTGGTGAAAGTCGAGGTTTTCCAGTAATGTTGGGTATTTTAGATT GTATTTCTCCACCCgctaattatgtcattaaaggGAAAGAGTATAATATGGGTTATTATTTAGCCGACGGTATATATCCAAAATGGTCTACTATTGTTCAAACCATTCATGAGCCACTTGGTCCGAAGAAACAATTATTTGCTCGAAAACAAGAAGCATGTAGAAAAGATGTAGAACGTGCATTTGGAGTATTACAATCAAGATTTGCCATTGTGGTAGGACCAGTACGTCTATGGAATAAGAGGATATTACATGATATAATGAATTCATGTATTATTATGCATAATATGATAATAGAAGATGAACGCGACTTTAATGCACCCATTGAAGAACGACTCGAAGTGCCAAATCCAAAAGTCGAGATAGTGGGTAATGACGATGCTCGATTTCAAGAATTTCTAGCTCGACATAGAAAAATCAAAGATAAGGATGCTCACATTGCACTTCGAAATGCATTAATTGAAAACTTGTGTGATGATATAGTATCGGAAAAttag